The Cytobacillus sp. NJ13 sequence AGAAGTAAAGCTTGCCGAAGAGGAACTGGCTGATGCAAAAAAACTAAAAGAAACACTTGAAAAGCTGACGGTTGATTTTACAGCAAAATCAGGTGAAGGCGGCCGCCTTTTCGGATCCATCACAAGCAAGCAAATTGCAGAAGAGCTTCAAAAGAAGCACAGCATCAAAATCGACAAGCGCAAAATCGAAATGGAAGATGCGATCCGCACGCTCGGATACACTAAGGTTCCAGTCAAGCTTCATACTGAAGTAACGGCAACATT is a genomic window containing:
- the rplI gene encoding 50S ribosomal protein L9 translates to MKVIFLKDVKGKGKKGEVKNVADGYAHNFLIKQGLAVEANQANVSSLNAQKKKEVKLAEEELADAKKLKETLEKLTVDFTAKSGEGGRLFGSITSKQIAEELQKKHSIKIDKRKIEMEDAIRTLGYTKVPVKLHTEVTATLNVHVKEA